From Trueperaceae bacterium, the proteins below share one genomic window:
- a CDS encoding NAD(P)H-dependent oxidoreductase — protein sequence MTTAEGPVTPQGPALLLVLCHPAQGSLCAALARAVADGARGAGVAVTVHDLYRDGFDPRLAAAEVESTRFADDLAARYARDLLAADAVAVVHPVWFFGPPAALKGWVERVVREGVAYDVGEDGAVTGRLRARAALVVTTGNAGRATEASLGDTVTRFWRDLVFGPAGVPETRRLAFAPVRGSAAEERAAWIEAARREAATLAAAVRAYLGSHRAEQRRPDEPT from the coding sequence TTGACGACGGCCGAGGGACCGGTCACTCCGCAGGGACCCGCTCTCCTCCTCGTGCTGTGCCACCCGGCGCAGGGCAGCCTCTGCGCCGCGCTGGCCCGCGCGGTCGCCGATGGCGCCCGCGGGGCCGGGGTCGCTGTCACGGTCCACGACCTCTACCGCGACGGCTTCGACCCCCGCCTGGCGGCGGCGGAGGTGGAGAGCACGCGCTTCGCCGACGACCTGGCCGCGCGCTACGCCCGCGACCTGCTGGCGGCCGACGCCGTGGCCGTCGTGCACCCGGTCTGGTTCTTCGGCCCTCCGGCGGCCCTCAAGGGCTGGGTGGAGCGCGTGGTGCGCGAGGGCGTGGCCTACGACGTGGGCGAGGACGGCGCCGTGACCGGTCGCCTGCGGGCCCGCGCGGCGCTGGTCGTCACCACGGGCAACGCCGGGCGCGCCACCGAGGCGTCCCTCGGCGACACCGTCACGCGCTTCTGGCGCGACCTCGTCTTCGGTCCCGCCGGGGTGCCCGAGACGCGCCGTCTGGCGTTCGCGCCGGTGCGCGGCAGCGCGGCCGAGGAGAGGGCGGCCTGGATCGAAGCGGCCAGGCGTGAGGCCGCGACCCTCGCCGCGGCCGTGCGGGCGTATCTTGGCTCGCATCGTGCCGAGCAGCGACGCCCTGACGAACCGACGTAG